The genomic region CCGTTGTTTGTCTCCGGTATTCCGTAGGCGTGAGCCCTGTATGCTTTTTGAATTGTCTGGAGAAATAGTACAAATCACTGAATCCGAGATGCTCGGCGATGGCCGTTATCGTGTTCGGTGTACAGGTGAGCAGTTCCTTGGCTTTATCGATTTTTTTGCCAGTAATGTAGAGGATCGGAGGAACACCGATCTGTTGCTTGAAGAATCGAATGAAATAATTGGGATGCATGTAGGCGATCTGGGCCAGCTCCTGAACCGAAATATTCTCTTCGATGTTGGAATCGATGTAAGCCAAAATGGCAGATAATTTCTCCATGACAGGCACGTTATTAAAAGAGAGCTGATCCAGATCGAGATTCATTATATAGTGGGACAATAACTCGGTCAGTTTGCTCTTGGCCATCATATGGGCATAGACTTCATCGGATTTTGCATATGTCAGAATACTGCTGAAGATTTCCTGAATCAATTCAGGGTGATCTATCGTACAGATGTGCGGGAACTTTAGAATTTGGAACAAATTGATTCCCCCAACCTTTGCACTAAAGTGACACCAATATTTGAGAAAAGGACGATCGTTAATTGCAGAGTAGGATTGTTTGATCCC from Paenibacillus sp. FSL R5-0341 harbors:
- a CDS encoding AraC family transcriptional regulator; protein product: MNHQTLLTNYLSNLQVELFMVNYNRCDTDWRDLDYTPDYSKFYFICEGEGWLKIGSEEYYPTPNQLILMPEGIKQSYSAINDRPFLKYWCHFSAKVGGINLFQILKFPHICTIDHPELIQEIFSSILTYAKSDEVYAHMMAKSKLTELLSHYIMNLDLDQLSFNNVPVMEKLSAILAYIDSNIEENISVQELAQIAYMHPNYFIRFFKQQIGVPPILYITGKKIDKAKELLTCTPNTITAIAEHLGFSDLYYFSRQFKKHTGLTPTEYRRQTTVLTT